The genome window CGATCGAAGCTGGGCCGTCCCAAGGTTCCATCAAGCAAGAATGGTATTCGTAGAAAGCTTTTTTCTCGTCACTCATGGACTCGTGGGCTGTCCAAGGTTCGGGAATCATCATCATGACAGCGTGCGGCAAAGAACGCCCGGCCAAATTCAGCAATTCCAAAGCATTGTCAAAAATCGTCGAGTCGCTGCCTTCGATATTGATTAAATTGGGGATTTTCTTTAAGTCATCGCCGAATAGTTCCGACTCGAACAGCGATTGCCGCGCGTGCATCCAGTTAATGTTGCCGCGCATCGTGTTAATTTCGCCGTTGTGAGCGATGTAGCGGTAAGGGTGCGATCGTTCCCAGCTCGGAAAAGTATTCGTGCTGAAGCGCGAGTGAACCAGGGCTAGAGCGCTTTCCATGTCGGGGTCGTGCAGTTCGGGATAGTAATCGCCGACTTGCACCGGCATTAACATACCCTTGTAGACGATCGTCCGGCACGAGAGAGTGGAATTGTACCAGTAGGGGTCTGTGTTAGTCCTGCGGATGGCATTGTGAGCCCGTTTGCGGATGACGTACAGTTTGCGCTCGAAAGCCGCCTCGTCAATACCTGCGGCCCGCCGGAGGAACACTTGCTGCATGAAGGGTTCGCTAGATTTGGCGGTGTCGCCGAGGGACGAATTGTCCGTGGGAACATCGCGCCAGCCGAGCACTTCTTGACCTTCTTCTGCCGCGATTTCCTCAAAAATGCGTTGGCCGTTTTCGCGTTCAGCTCGATTTGGCGACGAGTAAATCGCGCCAACGCCGTACTCGCCGGCTTCGGGAAGTTCGATGTTTAGACCCGCCGTTACTTTTTTGAGAAACTTGTGGGGTATCTGCATCAAAATCCCCGCCCCGTCTCCGGTGTTGGGTTCGCAGCCGCACGCGCCCCGGTGGTCGAGGTTCAATAGGATTGTCAGTGCTTGCTCGACAATTGCGTGGGATTTGTTACCCTTCATGTGTACGATGAATCCGACTCCGCAAGCGTCGTGCTCGAACTGCGGATCGTACAGACCTTGCTTTTGTGGCAGTCCGTTGCTGTTCATTTTGATGCTCCTGTCAAAGTGGCGAAAAGATGTCGATCTAGAGTAGATGGTGGGATGCCGATCGCTCTAGTATCATGTATTATATGTGCATCTACTCAATTGGGTAGATCCACCCAAACATCCCAGCTTATTCGATCCGAGTAAAAAAATAGTTAAAGCCGATAACTTAACTATGGAACCCGGAGATTAAAGATTTATGCTTAAAGACTCTTCAATTATCTGAATTATTAAACCGCAGAGGCCGCAGAGAGCGCAGAAGAAGAGAAGAGAGATGAGTAATTCCGATACCAACTCACATCTTGCACCCTTGTTAATAAGCTTTTCAAGGGCGGGCCAGATGCCCGACCCACAAAATTTACTCTCTGTGGAACAGGCCGGAAAGCCTGTTCTTGAGAAATGACTTTATAGCATTGTTAATGCGACTGTATCCTCAGCGTGTGGGTGACATTCTCCACCAGTATTTTGCCTTCTCAACAGCAATGAGTATTTCTGAAAAATTGCCACAAGTCGATCGACTCAAAGCCTGGTTGGATAGCTTTCGTCCGCTTTCTCCCACCATGGTTGCAGAATTGAAAAAATTCTACGATGTTCGGTTCACCTATCATTCTAATGCGATCGAGGGAAACACCTTAACGCAGCGCGAAACCGCATTAGTCTTAGAAACCGGCATCACTGTCGGTGGCAAAACTTGGCGCGAACACCTAGAAGTCATCGGACATCGAGATGCGATCGGCTACATTGAAATGCTAACGCGATCGGACGCGGAGATCGGTGAATGGGAGATTAAATAAATTCACAACTTAATTATAAGGGCGATCCTCTTCGAGGGCTTCGCTAACGCCCCGGAGGAAGTTGGGCGCTATCGGCAGTTAGATGTCAAAGCCGCCGGTACTGAATACCTCTATCCGCCTCATTATTTGCTTTCGCGTTTGATGCCGGAATTTATCGAATGGCTCAACAGTGATAAAATCAAATTGTTGCATCCGTTAGAGTATGCAGCCGAAGCACATCTTCGCTTTGTGTAGATTCATCCATTTCGGGATGGTAACGGACGGACGGGACAGCTATTTTTGAATCTCCTGCTGTTGCGGGCGGGATATCCAATTGTCATTATCTCTAACCAGATGCTAGAAGTTTTGCGGCAGCAGTCTCAAGAGCTGGATGAGGATTTACCTTTAATCAATATTCAAGAACCAGCGCCCTTTCTATGAAGATTTGATGTAGATTGGGGCGATCGAGCCAATACCGGGTGACAACAGCTATGTTGGTTTTGCTATGGTTGTTAAGGCAAGTCGATCGGGCTGAGCACAACTCTTGCAAAACTCTACACTCGGCTAACCAGTCCCCGCAGGTGGGCTTCGGTTTTAACTATAGATTAGTTAATCTCAAAAAACAACGTCGTTTACCAAAGGATTCAGCAAGCAATCCTCAAGGAGTGAAAATCATGGTTCAGATTCAAGAAATTTCTCAAGTATCAACCCTGCACGCACCTGCAGCACCCAACGGAATAGCCGCTACAGAATTGCGACCTTGGGGCTCATTTACGACTCTAGAAGAAGGCCCGGGATATAAAATTAAGCGGATCGAAGTTAAGCCCGGACACCGCCTCAGCCTGCAAATGCACCACCACCGCAGCGAACACTGGATCGTAGTTTGTGGTACTGCAAAAGTTACTTGCGGCGAAACTGAACAAGTTCTGTTTACAAATCAGTCTACCTACGTTCCTCAGTGCATTTCTCACCGCCTGGAAAATCCGGGAGTTATCCCCCTGGTTTTAATTGAGGTGCAGAATGGCGAATATCTCGGAGAAGATGATATTATCCGCTTTCAAGACGATTATGCCCGTACTGAAAAGGCTAAGTAACTCAAGTTGCTAAAAATATAGGGGTAAGGTGCGCGCCAAGAGCGCACCTTACATTCTCCGGGTAAGGTAAACGCCTAGGCACACTCTACATTTTCACAACTCAACATTACTTACCAATTACCAATTACCAATTACTAATAATGATTCATCTGAGCAAAACAGCAGCAACAGAAGTAACGCGCCTCAAGTCGAAGCATTCCAATCCCAATGCTTTATTTCGTCTGGGCGTGGAATCGAGCGGCTGCTCCGGTTTGTCTTATACAATGGCATTTGACGATGCGCCAACCCCAGAAGACGCTGTATGCGAGTCGGAGGGAATTTCCGTTGCGATCGACCCCCAGCACTTAAAATATCTCAATGAGCTTACCTTGGATTATTCAGAAGACTTGATGGGCGGAGGTTTCCGATTTCACAATCCCAATGCCGCCCAAAGCTGTAGCTGCGGCAACTCCTTTTCGCTCAAGGAATAATCAATATGATGACACTCAAAGACTTAGAAAAAGTCCCAAAAAAGTTCAAATAAGCGAGTCAAAACTACCGATATCGACGCCTGTTCAGCATTAGGAATTGACGGTAATATCGAACTCAGAACTCCCGATCCTGACTCCGTAATATCACATCCGGTTGCATCGAAATGATTAAACGAATGAGTAATCTCAATTCCGGTTGCACTCTTCATGACTGTTGACTGTTGACTCGGATTCAAAAAATTGAATGGTTGAGTGTTAGCTGTTGACTCGAGTTTATTATTCCGATGCAACCGGAAACAATACGAGAACTCAGACATGATAGGTCGGACACGGCATCATGACGTTTCCCTACCCGGATGAATTGTAGGGAAAAGGTACGCCCCCCTCTCGAAACCTGTGGGTAATATTAATTCCGATGCTACCGGATTGGATATCACTTCCTCCCTGAAAAGCGCTATAGATTGTTTGTAAAACCAGCCTTGACGATCGCGCAAATTATATGGTCGCGAATCAACCAGAAATGACATACAAGCTCGATCGACTATCAACACAATCAAGCTGGTGTACCGAGAATAGTCCAGTGCATTAACTGCTGCCACTCGGGAGATTGAGCTAATAAATCTGCATCGAATTCATTTCCCGCATCCTGCGAAAACTCGGCGAAAGCTTCCGCCCAATTAATTACTGTTTCCACAGGTAAATAAGGCGTATAATTCCAAGAACGCTGCAAAAACTCTACCATCTCAACAGAATGACCGGTGCGGTACAAATACCAAGCAATCCAAACTAAGGTACTGTACTTGATTTGCTTTTCCAACAAACGTATTTTATCCGGCAACTCGGGGCGGGCAAAAAAATTGTCCATCACGGCAGCGAGGGATTTAGCCTGCGGTAAACCTTTGTACATGGCGCTTTGTTCGTGCTGGCGGTAGCAAACAGTTACTTGCTGCAGCCACTCTGCTTCGCATCCCATTAAGGCTAAACGCAGCACTAAATCTGTATCTTCCGCCGGGGGAAATCGAGGATCGAATCCGCCGGCGCCCTCTAACCACTGACGGCGAAATACCATCGCGCTGGGTAATACTGGTTTCCACCGCAGCCACATTTCTAAGTCTAATTTAGGTACATTTTGCCAGGGTTTGACATCTTTTAGGGGTTCGCCTATACTATTAACAAGACGCCAGCCGCTGTGAACTATTCCTAGATTTGGTCGCGCTGCAAATACAGCCATTTGTGATGCTAATTTGTCGGGAAAAAAGTAGTCGTCAGCATCGAGAAAGGCGATAAATTCTCCTCTGGCTAGCTCGATACCGTGATTTCTGGCAATCGAAACTCCTTGATTTTGTTGGTATATGTAGCGAATTCGATCGCCATATTTCTCTAAAACTAACTTGGTATCGTCTCGGGAGCCGTCGTCTACGACAATAATTTCCCAGTTACCATAGGTTTGGTGCAGGACGCTATCGACGGCTTGGCCGACGTAAGCAGCGCAGTTGTAAGCCGGAATTACTACGCTCACCTGCGGGGTGCGATCGCTCATAATTAATATCAAGTTTTAGGGATTATACCATTTTAGATTTTAGATTTTAGATTTTAGATTTTAGATTTTAGATTAAAAAACAGGAAATGACTGATGAGCGTCTGGCTGGGAACTTGCCTACAGTTGCATTCTTTTTGTCAACTGGTAGGAACTGGTATTAGAATCAATACGCGCTGGGCAAGTTTACGGAAATGCGGGCTTTGAAAGCAAGAAAAACCATGCAACCGCCTCTAGAAGATTTATTGATAAAATCCGGTGGCGTCTTTATTGTACAATACTTATCGGGTGACTCGGAGGCTCACGCACCCGATAAGTGACGATCGATCGGCATAATTTGGGTTCAAGAATTGGCCAGGGCAAGTTGTCGTGGATTAAGTATATCTTGGGGGCGAATTGCTGAAGGGTGGCCATCGCCTTTTACCTTCAAATACTTGTCAGCTATTTCCAAAACCTGTTCGGGATTGGCTGGTTTCCTCAAAAAATCGGAAGCACCTGTCAATTTCGCTCGCGTGCGGTCAATTATACTATCTTGACTGGTCAAAAACACGATCGGAGTTTCGCGAAAAGCGGGTGTCTTTCGCAAAAAATTGCACAAAGCAAAGCCACTTGTCTTCGGCATCACCACGTCCATAAAAATTAAAGCAGGCTTTTGTTTGGCGAGGAGGCCCACTCCCTGCATGGGGTCTTGAATTTTTAGGACTCGATACCCCTGGGGCAATAAAATTTGCTCTAAAAATTCGCATACTGTCGGACTGTCATCGATACAGGCAATCAAAGGGCGACCCGGCCCTGCAATCGCTGCGGCAAGGCGCCACTGTTCTATAGGCGACGGCAAGTCTGGTACTGTTCGGAAATTTACTAAACCCTGTTTGATGTAATTAACTAAAGCGCGAGTTGCCACTGTCACGCACTGCTTTTTCTTAAATGCAATATCCCAAAGAGTATTCTCGCCGTTGAATACGTTACTCAAAGCGATCAAAGAATTAGAACTAAATCGATTTTGCTGCAACT of Oscillatoria nigro-viridis PCC 7112 contains these proteins:
- a CDS encoding phosphomannose isomerase type II C-terminal cupin domain; translation: MVQIQEISQVSTLHAPAAPNGIAATELRPWGSFTTLEEGPGYKIKRIEVKPGHRLSLQMHHHRSEHWIVVCGTAKVTCGETEQVLFTNQSTYVPQCISHRLENPGVIPLVLIEVQNGEYLGEDDIIRFQDDYARTEKAK
- a CDS encoding HesB/IscA family protein — encoded protein: MIHLSKTAATEVTRLKSKHSNPNALFRLGVESSGCSGLSYTMAFDDAPTPEDAVCESEGISVAIDPQHLKYLNELTLDYSEDLMGGGFRFHNPNAAQSCSCGNSFSLKE
- a CDS encoding glycosyltransferase family 2 protein; the protein is MSDRTPQVSVVIPAYNCAAYVGQAVDSVLHQTYGNWEIIVVDDGSRDDTKLVLEKYGDRIRYIYQQNQGVSIARNHGIELARGEFIAFLDADDYFFPDKLASQMAVFAARPNLGIVHSGWRLVNSIGEPLKDVKPWQNVPKLDLEMWLRWKPVLPSAMVFRRQWLEGAGGFDPRFPPAEDTDLVLRLALMGCEAEWLQQVTVCYRQHEQSAMYKGLPQAKSLAAVMDNFFARPELPDKIRLLEKQIKYSTLVWIAWYLYRTGHSVEMVEFLQRSWNYTPYLPVETVINWAEAFAEFSQDAGNEFDADLLAQSPEWQQLMHWTILGTPA
- a CDS encoding response regulator encodes the protein MSATAIGYKMLSHTLAVLSQKQATGKLVLEQGEQQWQLYFFQGSLVYATGGSHRARRWYRAIGQHCRNFQVDLRDLDAGELWEYQLLQRGIAASEMSLEQARAIVQTSLSEVLFALIGQSGLRREWRPSQKYFSTITSSLLLSLTEVEKVLCCTEEIWQKWKAMGLWLVDPEQAPLLKPSAQLQQNRFSSNSLIALSNVFNGENTLWDIAFKKKQCVTVATRALVNYIKQGLVNFRTVPDLPSPIEQWRLAAAIAGPGRPLIACIDDSPTVCEFLEQILLPQGYRVLKIQDPMQGVGLLAKQKPALIFMDVVMPKTSGFALCNFLRKTPAFRETPIVFLTSQDSIIDRTRAKLTGASDFLRKPANPEQVLEIADKYLKVKGDGHPSAIRPQDILNPRQLALANS